From a single Methylacidiphilum kamchatkense Kam1 genomic region:
- the gyrB gene encoding DNA topoisomerase (ATP-hydrolyzing) subunit B — translation MSLDSSDLSTLPKVEVGYDASQIEKLEGLEAVRKRPGMYIGPTDERGLHHCVFEVLDNSIDEHLAGYCSRIEVTIHVDGSISILDNGRGIPVEPHPKFKIPAVELVLTNLHAGGKFKQGVYKYSGGLHGVGAKCVNALSEWFKVEVFRDGKVYRMEFRRGKTSRPLEVVGKTQKRGTLITFKPDPEIFTTLDFKTEIIAKRLRELAFLNPGLEILLLDERTIDGSKPNTFRFFFKEGIVEFVSQFTQDLKPLCPKPIVIQKQKEDLILDCVLQYTEGYTEQIFCYTNGIPNPDGGSHLSGLKTALTRSINQYGKANNLFKEKDPPLSGEDVREGLVCILSLKHPNPSFESQTKVKLVSPEVEGLVASLVYEGMMNYLESNPQSARKIVEKALTAARAREAAKKAREAVRKTALSGGGLPGKLADCSVRNPQEAELFIVEGDSAGGSAKQGRNRQFQAILPIRGKLINVEKARLDKVLNNEEIQTIITAIGTGIGEGDGEGAFLLERLRYHKIILMTDADVDGSHIRTLLLTFFYRQMPELIHHGHIYIAQPPLYLIDKKKEEQYVQNDEELNRILLEQGVKNVELSIVGEHKVFCGEILLLLLSKLEKLSQFCKYLELHGVDFDLLLSKKDPQSGKLPEHIIRVWENNQEKLFFFFDDRELGRFAEENPDLLLFEAAGIENGASTVDASERHGADSKRRAAYVELFESPIMMKILDELAQLGFEIKSYRSKEHPLYRMVVKKGEKGEKLLDIFSIGQILDVVKENGREGVEIKRFKGLGEMNPKQLYETTMDPQKRKLLKVEIADAIEAEKIFITLMGEDVEPRKRFIEENALQVKNLDI, via the coding sequence ATGTCGCTAGATTCTTCTGATCTTTCTACTTTGCCGAAAGTTGAAGTTGGCTACGATGCTTCCCAAATAGAAAAATTAGAGGGCTTGGAAGCTGTAAGGAAAAGGCCTGGGATGTACATTGGCCCTACCGATGAAAGAGGGTTGCATCATTGTGTCTTTGAAGTCCTTGATAATTCCATTGATGAGCATTTAGCTGGCTATTGTAGCCGGATTGAAGTGACCATCCATGTGGATGGGTCGATTTCCATTTTAGATAATGGCCGTGGCATTCCTGTGGAGCCGCATCCAAAGTTTAAGATCCCTGCTGTAGAATTGGTATTAACAAATCTCCATGCTGGTGGCAAGTTCAAACAAGGCGTCTATAAATATTCGGGGGGACTGCATGGGGTAGGAGCAAAATGCGTAAATGCATTGTCGGAATGGTTTAAAGTGGAAGTTTTCAGAGACGGCAAGGTCTACAGGATGGAGTTTCGAAGAGGGAAAACTTCTCGACCATTAGAGGTGGTTGGCAAAACCCAGAAGAGGGGAACGTTGATTACTTTCAAGCCAGACCCTGAAATATTTACAACGCTTGATTTTAAAACGGAGATTATTGCTAAAAGGCTTAGAGAGCTTGCCTTTCTTAATCCGGGACTTGAAATTTTGCTTCTGGATGAAAGGACCATTGATGGGTCTAAACCAAACACCTTTCGATTCTTTTTTAAAGAAGGAATTGTTGAGTTTGTATCTCAATTTACTCAAGATCTCAAACCGCTTTGTCCTAAGCCGATTGTTATTCAAAAACAAAAAGAGGATCTGATCCTTGATTGTGTGCTTCAGTATACGGAAGGCTATACGGAACAGATTTTTTGTTATACCAATGGTATTCCTAATCCTGATGGAGGAAGCCATCTTTCGGGCCTAAAAACAGCCCTTACCCGATCGATCAATCAATACGGAAAAGCTAATAATCTCTTTAAAGAGAAGGACCCTCCATTGAGTGGAGAAGATGTCCGAGAGGGATTAGTTTGCATTCTATCCTTAAAGCATCCCAATCCAAGTTTTGAATCGCAGACGAAAGTTAAACTTGTCTCCCCGGAAGTCGAAGGCTTAGTCGCCTCTCTTGTTTATGAGGGGATGATGAATTACTTGGAGTCCAACCCTCAAAGTGCAAGAAAAATCGTTGAGAAGGCATTGACGGCGGCTAGAGCCCGAGAAGCAGCTAAAAAGGCTAGGGAAGCAGTTCGTAAAACGGCTTTAAGCGGTGGTGGATTGCCTGGGAAACTAGCCGACTGTTCGGTAAGGAATCCGCAAGAAGCAGAACTTTTTATCGTCGAAGGTGATTCTGCTGGTGGATCAGCAAAGCAGGGCAGGAATAGGCAGTTTCAGGCTATTCTTCCTATTCGAGGAAAACTAATCAATGTAGAAAAAGCCCGCTTAGATAAGGTCCTTAATAATGAAGAGATCCAGACGATTATTACAGCAATTGGAACGGGAATTGGCGAGGGAGATGGTGAAGGGGCTTTTCTATTAGAGAGATTGAGGTATCACAAAATCATTTTGATGACAGATGCAGATGTAGATGGTTCACATATTCGCACCTTGCTTTTAACCTTTTTTTACCGACAAATGCCTGAGCTTATCCACCACGGTCATATTTATATTGCACAACCCCCACTGTATCTTATCGACAAAAAAAAGGAAGAACAATACGTCCAGAACGACGAGGAGCTTAATAGAATTTTGCTTGAGCAGGGAGTAAAAAATGTCGAGCTTTCTATTGTTGGGGAACACAAGGTCTTTTGTGGGGAGATCCTGCTCTTGTTGTTGTCGAAACTTGAAAAACTTAGTCAATTTTGCAAATATCTTGAACTTCATGGCGTGGACTTCGATTTATTGCTTTCTAAAAAGGATCCCCAAAGCGGCAAACTTCCTGAGCATATTATTCGGGTTTGGGAAAACAATCAGGAAAAACTTTTCTTTTTCTTTGATGATAGAGAGTTGGGTCGTTTTGCTGAAGAAAATCCAGATCTTTTGCTTTTTGAAGCGGCTGGGATAGAAAATGGAGCATCGACGGTTGATGCCTCTGAGCGGCATGGAGCAGATAGCAAGCGTCGTGCGGCCTATGTAGAACTATTTGAAAGTCCCATTATGATGAAGATCCTCGATGAGCTTGCACAGCTTGGGTTTGAAATCAAAAGCTACAGATCCAAAGAGCATCCTCTCTATAGAATGGTTGTTAAGAAAGGAGAGAAAGGGGAGAAGCTGCTCGATATTTTTTCAATTGGACAAATTTTGGATGTCGTAAAAGAAAATGGCAGAGAAGGAGTCGAAATCAAACGGTTTAAGGGACTTGGAGAAATGAATCCTAAGCAGCTCTATGAGACGACGATGGATCCTCAGAAAAGAAAATTGCTGAAGGTTGAGATTGCTGACGCTATTGAGGC
- a CDS encoding response regulator: MGTDKKKKKILVVEDEEDVSELICMHLKAQGFETVVAKEGMEALRVTRKQLPDLIVLDLMIPEFSGIDVCKYLKKDPDTSAIPIVILTAKSDPSDRILGLELGADDYIAKPFSPRELILRIQSVLRRRFEIQSPVGQAEHDDQIRLDPIDKVAYYKKRRIELTPIEFRLLSTLMEKEGTVQTREQLLKEVWGYEKTIDTRTIDTHIRRLRDKLGRASQFLRTVRGIGYRYKKTT; this comes from the coding sequence ATGGGTACGGATAAAAAAAAGAAAAAAATACTAGTAGTCGAAGACGAAGAAGATGTGTCGGAATTGATCTGTATGCATCTTAAAGCTCAGGGCTTTGAAACGGTTGTGGCAAAAGAAGGAATGGAAGCCCTTCGAGTTACTAGAAAACAATTGCCAGATCTGATCGTTCTCGATCTTATGATTCCTGAATTTTCTGGGATTGATGTTTGTAAGTACTTGAAAAAAGATCCCGATACGTCAGCTATCCCGATTGTGATATTAACAGCAAAGTCTGATCCATCAGATAGAATCTTAGGCTTGGAGTTGGGAGCAGATGATTACATTGCCAAGCCATTCAGCCCTAGGGAACTTATCTTAAGAATCCAGTCCGTCCTCCGTAGACGATTTGAAATCCAAAGCCCCGTTGGGCAAGCCGAACATGACGATCAAATCAGACTCGATCCGATTGATAAAGTTGCTTACTATAAAAAGAGAAGAATTGAGCTGACTCCTATTGAATTCCGGCTGCTTTCTACTCTGATGGAAAAAGAAGGGACAGTCCAAACCCGAGAACAATTGCTTAAGGAAGTCTGGGGATACGAAAAGACTATTGATACGCGTACGATCGACACCCATATCCGAAGGCTCAGAGACAAGCTTGGGAGAGCGTCGCAATTTCTTAGAACAGTTAGAGGCATTGGTTATAGGTATAAAAAAACAACTTAA
- a CDS encoding sensor histidine kinase, whose protein sequence is MLWLTLSFVFVLTGVFLTLFILRQNFWLSKIRKIEKITQSIRNKQIPSSFLLSGDPSLSAISRNLEAISNEFHSLIRTSKEEEINLNTILKSMTEGIAIIDRNHFIKLANDSFKNILGLTTNPQGKKLLELIQLPEVERIIEKAFENQKPLSQEVLGIDNSSNLTGYFVVDAVPVVNENTEIASNIMVLVFRDITERRKFEEARKEFIINVSHELRTSLSIFKGYVETLIENPKLSKAETKRIYEILKKHCVRLSALIEDLLLLARLESRKLIIEPSAFVIKDLLEETLQELHPLFQQKECQVNLVIEKDLPPIEVDPFWFQQAVYNLIDNAVKFSSPPRKVFIEAQRNDPYFVLKITDNGIGISPKDLPFIFDRFYRGDKSRNTEGGTGLGLSITKQIVELHGGKIRAKSNLGQGTTMEIEIPMRQEKPPSAS, encoded by the coding sequence ATGCTTTGGCTTACTCTCAGTTTTGTTTTTGTTTTAACCGGAGTCTTCCTTACTCTCTTTATTCTTCGACAGAACTTTTGGCTCTCTAAAATTCGGAAAATAGAAAAAATTACCCAATCTATAAGGAATAAACAGATCCCCTCTTCTTTTTTGCTTTCTGGAGATCCATCCCTCTCAGCGATATCGAGGAATCTTGAAGCTATCTCAAATGAATTTCACTCTCTTATACGCACATCCAAAGAAGAAGAAATTAATTTAAATACTATTTTAAAATCGATGACCGAAGGCATCGCTATAATTGACCGCAATCATTTCATAAAATTAGCCAATGACTCTTTCAAAAACATCTTAGGCTTAACGACCAATCCTCAAGGCAAAAAACTTCTTGAATTGATCCAATTACCCGAAGTTGAACGGATCATCGAAAAGGCATTTGAAAATCAAAAACCCCTATCGCAGGAAGTTCTTGGAATAGACAATAGCAGCAATTTAACTGGATATTTTGTTGTGGATGCTGTTCCTGTGGTGAATGAAAATACAGAAATAGCGAGTAATATAATGGTTCTCGTCTTCCGTGATATTACGGAAAGAAGAAAATTCGAAGAGGCAAGAAAAGAATTTATAATTAATGTGAGCCATGAGCTGCGGACTTCATTGTCCATTTTTAAAGGATATGTCGAAACTTTAATAGAAAATCCGAAACTATCAAAAGCGGAAACTAAAAGGATTTACGAAATTCTAAAAAAACATTGCGTTAGACTTTCTGCTTTAATCGAAGATCTTTTGCTTTTGGCCAGGCTTGAATCACGCAAACTGATCATTGAGCCCTCCGCTTTCGTAATAAAAGATCTCCTGGAAGAAACCCTTCAAGAGCTCCATCCCCTTTTCCAGCAAAAAGAATGTCAGGTCAATCTGGTTATTGAAAAAGACTTGCCACCCATAGAGGTTGATCCTTTTTGGTTCCAACAAGCTGTTTATAATTTGATTGATAATGCCGTCAAATTCTCCTCTCCCCCTAGAAAAGTGTTCATTGAAGCGCAGAGAAATGATCCATACTTTGTTCTTAAAATTACAGATAATGGTATTGGCATTTCTCCAAAAGACCTGCCTTTTATCTTCGATAGATTTTATCGTGGTGACAAGTCTAGGAATACAGAAGGGGGTACGGGATTAGGCCTTTCGATCACCAAGCAAATTGTTGAACTTCATGGAGGGAAAATCAGGGCAAAGAGTAACCTTGGCCAAGGAACAACAATGGAAATAGAAATTCCCATGCGTCAAGAAAAGCCACCTTCGGCTAGCTAG
- a CDS encoding lipid-binding SYLF domain-containing protein produces MHLLAVMRKDGSQAGSTALKLTVINSIKVMIVLNKGRQKTKTFFWSIFWSLLLLAFSIQKLCAWNLEKKIDQVVPLIQMMKNRYKDNVPEPIFQEAKGIGFISLYQASLFMKERQGVGLIIVRLPEGRWSGPLAVKVSGWDLGLSVGFLSADLLLVINTQETIDLLIKGTKCNIGVGQSAQPGLVELTEDQAISPTAAVYVYLISKKKLKGIAIGNIDLVADPETNWKYYQTKCIPYQILSGRIAVPESGQRLIQALLEPYRSLPVKPAERVVASPP; encoded by the coding sequence ATGCACCTCCTAGCCGTCATGAGGAAAGATGGCTCGCAGGCTGGATCAACCGCATTGAAACTTACCGTCATTAATTCCATCAAGGTCATGATAGTGTTAAACAAGGGAAGACAAAAGACAAAGACCTTTTTTTGGTCGATCTTTTGGAGTCTTTTGTTATTAGCCTTTTCTATTCAAAAGCTTTGTGCATGGAACCTTGAAAAAAAAATTGATCAAGTGGTGCCTCTTATTCAAATGATGAAAAATCGCTATAAGGATAATGTTCCAGAACCGATCTTTCAAGAGGCAAAAGGCATAGGGTTTATCAGTCTCTACCAGGCTAGCTTATTCATGAAAGAAAGGCAAGGAGTCGGATTAATTATAGTTCGGCTTCCTGAAGGACGTTGGTCAGGCCCATTGGCAGTAAAGGTATCTGGATGGGACTTGGGACTCAGCGTCGGTTTCCTATCTGCGGATCTATTGTTGGTGATCAATACCCAGGAAACAATTGATTTGCTAATCAAGGGGACCAAATGCAATATTGGAGTTGGGCAGAGTGCTCAACCGGGATTAGTCGAATTAACAGAAGACCAAGCCATTTCTCCGACTGCTGCCGTTTATGTCTATCTAATTTCTAAGAAAAAGTTGAAAGGGATTGCCATAGGCAATATTGATCTGGTAGCTGACCCCGAAACAAACTGGAAATATTATCAAACCAAATGCATACCTTATCAAATCCTTTCCGGAAGAATTGCCGTTCCTGAAAGTGGTCAGCGATTAATCCAGGCGCTCTTAGAGCCCTATCGAAGTTTGCCAGTAAAACCAGCAGAAAGGGTTGTAGCTTCTCCGCCCTAA